AGAGAATTCATGCCTCAAGGCTCAAACAATCATATTTTGCCTCATATTTCTTGCCATACTGGAAAAGGATTAATTACACTCACACCTTGGAAGTTTTTTTCAAATTGTACACTAATTATAGGAgtgtataatataatatttttaaaataattaagagatcaatataatatataaagaatgttaatgtaatattttttaaacaattaaaaaagttGGTGTATGAAAAAAGAGGGGATATAATGTGCAAGCTAAAAAAATCAGCcaggaaaactaaaaaaatattttgctaaTTTGAgggattaaatataaattttaatttgaaagacTTATAAAAATAGATCTcaaatttaaggaaaataaaacatatttaagccattTTCGAAAGAAAGTTTAAAGTGATTGTTACAAGGCGGTCAATTTGGATGTCTAGGAAGTCAAGATTACAAAAACAGCGGTAGCATTtgtaagaaaacaaataattcaATTGCGACAACAAAATTCGactgaaaaattaatttccCATCTTAAGCCTCGCATTGACAACTTAATTTTAGTTACAACTGATAATACAAAATGGGTAAAAAGAATATGTAAGCTAAATTGGCATTTAAAAAGTCAAAAATAGTAATagcaaagcaaaaaaaaaaaaagaaagatgtaAAAATACTATAGCTGCCATAAAATGCTAGCTAGGATTTGTGGCAGACCACCGCGGTGCATGACAAATCACTGTCTATGCTCCACAAATTGAACTCGTCGAGCCATTTCTGAATTGAATTCAGCTCCATCTCACTTGACCAATATACCAACTTCTTATCCCGAAGAGAAGTTTCACTACCAGAGCCAATCTTTGTGGCAAAAGAATTCTCATCAACTCTTCTAATCCTCGCACCATTCTGTTccaataattttattacaacATACACGAAACTTAAGCTACCATGGGTTGCTGAATCTTTTCCTGCCAAAGACTCCGCCATGGCTACAACCTTTGACACAAAGCCATCAACCCAGATTTTCTGACTAGAAGATGAGCTTTTAGCATAAAAGAGTTCCAAGTTGTTTGCAACAAAGAAGTCACCATTGGAATCTTCAGACTCAGACAAGAAGAGGTCTGAAGTGAGAAGCATGCTCCCATCCATAACCCACGTGTTATACCTATTCTCAATACACTTCTTAATTGCATAAGTCTTTGCCAGAATACCCTTGATGGTCTCAAAACTCAAACCTTGTGAAGTGAATTTAGACAATCCAACACTACTTATAAATTTGTCAACGTTAATTACAGGGTGTCCCCTCCTTGCCAGATCAAATAAGGAGTCAGATGGAGGGCCCATAAGTATATAATTCCTGATATCTAGCCTCTCAAAGTGGCATAGTAAGTTTCTTGATATAGCATCTGATACCCCAAAAAGATTTACTAAGAAGACACTATCCTGTTTCTGCAGAGAGTGAAGCAATGATCCAAGTTCTTCCAAGTTCGTGGCAACCTTTCCAGGATGTACTTCTCTGAAACAAAAATCATACCATCTTAAACTCCTCAAAGGTTGCACTTCCAATATATTGAAGTCTAGAGATTTTTCCTCTAGTAATTTAGAATCAGGTCCAGCAGTTTTCCCGTAGTTAACTCCAGCATCTCTGTGAGAAACACTTAATGCTCTCTCATGCAGAAGATTTGTGTAGATATTAAAATAACCACGGGATTGAATAAACTTTATGAACCAAGGTGTCCAAATCCTCTCTCCCATTTTCTTATACCATCCGGTGGTCACCTGGACAAATTTTCAGAACTAACCTTAGGAATGAACTGAACTgttgatatatataaaagaacaaAACTGATTATTAGATGAGTAAACAACAAGAGatgcttttttttaaatcatttaattaccATCCCCTCAAGAAATGGCTTATTGCCCTTTGCCTTGTTCTCGTCGTACCAAAGTCTGAACTCCTTCCATGGCTTTGGAAAGAGAATTTGACCCCATGTGCCAACTAACTGGTATAGGAAAAGTCGTGTCTGGTCATCCAACTGCAATTTGTTTCCATGTTTACCTGCAGCAAGAAACCAATTACATCATCAATAAACTGTACACATGTAATGAATAAGCAGAGGACACATAATGGTAGACAAAAGTTACACCAAGTTGTTTAGCAATGAGCTTGTACAGATCTCTACTTTGTCATATCCATTTccaaatcataaaaaaacacacaaaaaatggTTCAACTAGGTGGCAATGGCACATTGGCGCATCGTTGCTTAATGTAACTTTGTATCCATTGTCAAAATCATGGTTATAGACTTGTAGGACCTTACAATCCTACAAGTTTCTAGCCATTTCTGATGCACTTCACACTTAGGATTGCAAGTTGGGGGGATCAGAGTAGGATTGACAGGATTACTTGTAAACTCATGGATTGGCAAGTTTTTTGGAGTTCCAGATGTGCAAAGTTGTTGTGGGTCGGGTTGCACAACTTGGGAAAAAATCAGCATGATTTCTACTCTCTCAGTCTCTCCTCATTGTCTACTCATGGTAGACGCTCCCAACTGATTTTGTCACCTTGCCGTTCCAAAGGTCAATTTCCCATAGCCAGCTATGTTCTGTGTTCTGAACTTCTAATCCCTTGTGTTCACATTTTCCAGAGTTCTGTCTTGGGACATTCTCTTATCTGATTTATCTTCTCTGTTCTGACCTTGTTTGAGGCTTTGAGCTTGCCTCTGTCTAAGTCATCAAGCACTCTTCTGTTAGTGTCAAAGCAATCTTGTGTCATTGCTTGTGTTCAGCCACACACGAGGTTTTTTCTTGCTGGGTGGCAGTTTTACTTTACATGTGATTCTTCAACTCCActggagtaattcatttcaaatGTCAACAAAACAATGAGCAATCAGCTGGCCCTATCTGGATAAATTTCTCCATAAACacttaaaggagaaaaaaacaaGAGGGTAGCATGACTTAAACttctttcataaattaaaatcaacttatacatCTCAACTCTTGGAGAACTTAAACGAGAAagcttctataaaagttaattgcataagttgattttaacaatTTAACTTACGAGAGAAGCTTGATTCATTTtaccttcttttcttctcctataagtaTTTACAGAGAATCATACATGATACCTCTAATTGAATGCTAACCGACAGAAGCACTTTTGTGTTCTATCTCTCTTACAAATAGCACAAGCAGCAAACAAGAAACAACACATCATGCCAATCCACGAAGAAACCAGATTCGTCTAATATCTAAATTCTAAACTAAACTTCACCAGCCACCAAGCATCACATTATAAAGCAGCAATAGATAAACAAACAAGAGAAAACGGTACCTGGAACAAACCTTGCTCGCTGCAGCGAAACCCCAAAGATGGAAGGGCTATAATTGGAGGCATTGTAATAGAAATTCATAATCAAAGCCTTAACGAACTCGTAGTAAAGCGGCGAAACCTCCAAGTCATCCTCCACGACGAAAGCGAACTCGTGATCGGAACTGGGCCACCAGGCCTCCAACCACTGGGCCTGCAGGCCCACATTGCCCGTTCTGTAATGCACAACCTTTTCCCCAAACTTCCAATCGAACCCATCGACGAACTCCAGGATCTGATGCGCTTCGCGGAGCTTGGGGTCCACGTGGGAGGCGTTATCGGGGGCGAAATGGTCAATATGGAGATGGAGGTGGACGCGGTCGGCGAGGTAGTGGGCGGCGGCGAGGGAGCGGAGGCACCGGGAGAGCGCGGCGAGGCGGTTGAAGGCGAGGACCTTGATGACAAAAGTGAAATTGGGGGAAGATTGGGTGCGAATTGGGTTGGGGAAAGTGGAAGTAGGGTTGGATTCGAGGATTGAAGATGGGAGAGAAGAGTGGTGGAAGCTGTAGAAGATGAAGGCGGCGAGGGAGATGAGGATCAGTGGGAGGAAGTGCCGTTTGGGTCCCACCATTGGTTAGGGTTTCGGAGAGGAAAGATTCATTCATGCATCGGCATAACAGAGTGCAAGTTGGGGTTTTCcagaaggagaaggaggagacAGATCTCAACGATGAACATGTGAAACGACGCCGACGCAGCCAccttaaaattattcatttttatcaaaataattttaaatacaacaactataatttaaagttttaaaaataaaaatggccACTTTTTTCCTCAAAATCGTAAGGTggtgataatttaatttctccaTAAATTAAAACTCTTATCTAAATGTCACAAGTAACTTTTCTCGTACAATTTAATGAGAACTtgatcttaaaattttataattgaatatatatttagttttgtGTTGAGAATTAATCgagtctaaaattaattttatgtaaattttcacatgattttca
This region of Glycine max cultivar Williams 82 chromosome 7, Glycine_max_v4.0, whole genome shotgun sequence genomic DNA includes:
- the LOC100775691 gene encoding uncharacterized protein; protein product: MVGPKRHFLPLILISLAAFIFYSFHHSSLPSSILESNPTSTFPNPIRTQSSPNFTFVIKVLAFNRLAALSRCLRSLAAAHYLADRVHLHLHIDHFAPDNASHVDPKLREAHQILEFVDGFDWKFGEKVVHYRTGNVGLQAQWLEAWWPSSDHEFAFVVEDDLEVSPLYYEFVKALIMNFYYNASNYSPSIFGVSLQRARFVPGKHGNKLQLDDQTRLFLYQLVGTWGQILFPKPWKEFRLWYDENKAKGNKPFLEGMVTTGWYKKMGERIWTPWFIKFIQSRGYFNIYTNLLHERALSVSHRDAGVNYGKTAGPDSKLLEEKSLDFNILEVQPLRSLRWYDFCFREVHPGKVATNLEELGSLLHSLQKQDSVFLVNLFGVSDAISRNLLCHFERLDIRNYILMGPPSDSLFDLARRGHPVINVDKFISSVGLSKFTSQGLSFETIKGILAKTYAIKKCIENRYNTWVMDGSMLLTSDLFLSESEDSNGDFFVANNLELFYAKSSSSSQKIWVDGFVSKVVAMAESLAGKDSATHGSLSFVYVVIKLLEQNGARIRRVDENSFATKIGSGSETSLRDKKLVYWSSEMELNSIQKWLDEFNLWSIDSDLSCTAVVCHKS